In the genome of Magnolia sinica isolate HGM2019 chromosome 2, MsV1, whole genome shotgun sequence, one region contains:
- the LOC131229026 gene encoding kinesin-like protein KIN-14E encodes MDIMCAYLHMVKPVLERHSQYMGPKVIQDLPSSATAELFKILKPDSNKFSFSLKAYMVELYQDTLVNLPLPKNAKHMKLEIKKDQKGMVTVENETVVPISMRI; translated from the exons ATGGATATAATGTGTGCATATTTGCATATGGTCAAACCGGTTCTGGAAAGACATTCACAATATATGGGTCCCAAAGTAATCCAGGACTTACCCTCTAGTGCAACTGCTGAGCTTTTCAAGATTTTAAAGCCTGACAGCAATAAATTTTCTTTCTCATTAAAG GCTTATATGGTGGAATTATATCAAGATACTCTAGTAAATCTTCCATTACCAAAGAATGCAAAACATATGAAATTAGAAATAAAGAAAGATCAAAAG GGGATGGTAACAGTGGAGAATGAAACGGTTGTACCCATTTCAATGAGGATTTGA